Proteins found in one Palaeococcus ferrophilus DSM 13482 genomic segment:
- a CDS encoding C/D box methylation guide ribonucleoprotein complex aNOP56 subunit (functions along with aFIB and aL7a; guides 2'-O-methylation of ribose to specific sites in RNAs), translating into MKAYVSENVLGVYAFDEQGNLITRIPFRARAEEALEKILKGEPTEEVLELTRELMDKGYEVVFEHQELARKVKAETGANTDFEFPNIAGERLRSKPEEFLGEEWFGAYFEVGVALTRRGIQEQSGARDKMVIQAIEALDDIDKVTNLLVARLREWYTLHFPELDELLPRHQQFVDFVRLVGRREDLEENAEELRFSEEKVAKIKSAAEKSMGAWMDSRDIKVIQDLAEEIYRLYKLREEIEEYIEKAMDDVAPNLKALVGAKLGARLISLAGGLRELAIMPASTIQVLGAEKALFRHLRSGAKPPKHGIIYQYPAINKSPWWQRGKVARALAGKLAIAARVDYFSGEYIAEELKKELEARIEEIKSKYPNPPKRKPEKPKKEKGRKFKGRKEKKGKEKFKGKKGKEGKPKKKKKKKERR; encoded by the coding sequence ATGAAAGCTTACGTTAGCGAAAACGTGCTTGGAGTTTATGCTTTTGACGAGCAGGGTAACCTGATAACGAGGATTCCCTTCAGGGCGAGAGCTGAGGAGGCACTCGAGAAGATCCTCAAGGGAGAACCCACGGAGGAAGTGCTTGAGCTCACGAGGGAGCTCATGGACAAGGGCTACGAGGTGGTTTTTGAACACCAGGAGCTTGCCAGAAAGGTGAAGGCTGAGACAGGGGCAAACACCGACTTCGAGTTCCCAAACATCGCCGGGGAGAGGCTCCGCTCAAAGCCGGAGGAGTTCCTCGGAGAGGAATGGTTCGGGGCTTACTTTGAGGTCGGCGTGGCTTTGACGAGGCGCGGAATACAGGAACAGAGCGGTGCGCGCGATAAGATGGTAATCCAGGCCATAGAGGCCCTTGACGACATTGATAAGGTCACGAACCTGCTCGTTGCGAGGCTGAGGGAGTGGTACACCCTCCACTTCCCGGAGCTCGATGAGCTTCTCCCGAGGCACCAGCAGTTCGTTGACTTCGTGAGACTGGTTGGAAGGAGGGAAGACCTCGAGGAAAATGCCGAAGAACTCCGCTTCTCCGAGGAGAAGGTGGCGAAGATAAAGAGCGCGGCTGAGAAATCAATGGGTGCATGGATGGATTCAAGGGACATCAAGGTCATACAGGACCTTGCGGAGGAGATATACCGCCTCTACAAGCTCCGCGAGGAGATAGAGGAGTACATAGAGAAGGCCATGGACGACGTCGCGCCGAACCTCAAGGCCCTCGTTGGAGCGAAGCTCGGCGCAAGGCTCATAAGCCTTGCCGGTGGGCTCAGGGAGCTCGCCATAATGCCGGCATCAACCATACAGGTTCTTGGGGCGGAGAAGGCCCTATTCAGGCACCTCAGGAGCGGTGCCAAGCCTCCCAAGCACGGCATAATCTACCAGTATCCTGCCATAAACAAGTCCCCGTGGTGGCAGAGGGGTAAGGTGGCCAGGGCCTTAGCTGGAAAGCTCGCGATAGCAGCGAGGGTGGACTACTTCTCCGGGGAATACATAGCCGAGGAGCTCAAGAAGGAGCTTGAGGCCAGAATAGAGGAGATAAAGTCGAAGTACCCCAACCCGCCAAAGAGGAAGCCCGAGAAGCCAAAGAAGGAGAAGGGACGGAAGTTCAAGGGCAGAAAGGAGAAGAAGGGCAAAGAAAAGTTCAAAGGCAAGAAGGGCAAAGAAGGCAAGCCCAAAAAGAAAAAGAAGAAAAAGGAGAGGAGGTGA